One Delphinus delphis chromosome 3, mDelDel1.2, whole genome shotgun sequence genomic region harbors:
- the TICAM2 gene encoding TIR domain-containing adapter molecule 2, with product MGIGKSKTDPCPLSLTWGKSHSVDTSQRQHKSDSKKSEETSLSDAAAHSNTAEMPTGEQEGAKGVEEMPEEEAEEEVFLKFVILHAEEDTDEALRVQNLLENDFGIKPGIIFAEMPCGRQHLQNLDDAVNGSAWTILLLTKNFLRDTWCKFQFYTSLMNSVNRQHKYNSVIPMRPLNNPLPRERTPFALRTINALEEESRGFPTQVERIFQDSVYRIQRAIWKETRNTVQRQFIA from the coding sequence ATGGGTATCGGAAAGTCTAAAACGGATCCCTGCCCTCTTTCTCTCACTTGGGGTAAAAGCCACAGTGTGGACACGAGTCAAAGACAGCACAAGTCAGATTCCAAGAAATCTGAAGAAACGTCCCTGAGTGACGCTGCTGCTCATAGCAATACAGCAGAGATGCCAACAGGGGAGCAGGAGGGAGCCAAGGGAGTGGAGGAGATGCcagaagaggaagcagaagaaGAGGTGTTCCTCAAATTTGTGATACTGCATGCTGAAGAAGACACAGACGAAGCCCTCCGAGTCCAGAATCTTCTGGAAAATGACTTCGGCATCAAACCTGGAATAATCTTTGCTGAGATGCCATGTGGCAGGCAGCATTTACAGAATTTGGATGATGCTGTCAATGGGTCTGCCTGGACAATCTTATTATTGACCAAAAACTTTTTAAGAGATACCTGGTGTAAGTTCCAATTCTATACGTCCCTCATGAACTCTGTTAACAGGCAGCACAAGTACAACTCCGTCATCCCCATGCGGCCTCTGAACAACCCCCTGCCCCGAGAAAGGACTCCCTTTGCTCTGCGAACCATCAACGCCCTGGAGGAAGAAAGTCGTGGCTTTCCTACACAAGTGGAAAGGATTTTTCAGGATTCTGTATATAGGATACAGCGGGCTATATGGAAAGAGACCAGAAATACGGTACAAAGGCAATTTATTGCTTGA